Proteins co-encoded in one Acidimicrobiales bacterium genomic window:
- the rlmB gene encoding 23S rRNA (guanosine(2251)-2'-O)-methyltransferase RlmB encodes MSSRGPQKGPKGGPRRPKSSGRGKGQPRNPRARSGAKGGRSRDGQRGTTPIRDGDAGQSKGESLGGDQVEGRHAVRELLMAGTRRTREVVLAGDLDPAPILDEIIDLADEAKVTITEINRVKFESMTRTEGSQGVMALAQPLRPTPLDDLLVPGFDGTLPFLLLLDGITDPGNLGAILRTAECAGVTGVVLPRHRAAHITPTVAKAAAGAVEHLPMALVAGLPSAMKTLKAAGVWTVGLDAGGDRPIHDLAVAAEPVALVLGAEGPGLSRLVRERCDTVASIPLLGVLDSLNVSAAAAVACFEVARRRAATST; translated from the coding sequence ATGAGCTCCCGTGGACCGCAGAAGGGCCCGAAGGGCGGGCCCCGTCGTCCGAAGTCGAGCGGTCGCGGCAAGGGGCAGCCCCGCAACCCTCGCGCCCGCAGCGGCGCCAAGGGCGGCCGCAGCCGCGACGGCCAACGGGGCACGACGCCGATCCGTGACGGCGACGCGGGCCAGTCGAAGGGCGAGTCGTTGGGTGGCGACCAGGTCGAGGGTCGTCACGCCGTGCGTGAACTGCTGATGGCGGGCACCCGTCGTACTCGCGAGGTCGTGCTCGCCGGTGACCTCGACCCGGCCCCGATCCTCGACGAGATCATCGACCTCGCCGACGAGGCCAAGGTCACCATCACCGAGATCAACCGGGTGAAGTTCGAGTCGATGACGCGCACCGAGGGCAGCCAGGGGGTGATGGCGCTCGCTCAACCGCTGCGCCCCACCCCGCTCGACGACCTGCTCGTGCCCGGCTTCGACGGCACGCTGCCCTTCCTCCTGCTGCTCGACGGCATCACCGACCCCGGCAACCTGGGCGCGATCCTGCGCACCGCCGAGTGCGCCGGCGTCACCGGAGTGGTGCTGCCGCGCCATCGGGCCGCCCACATCACGCCGACGGTCGCCAAGGCGGCCGCCGGTGCGGTGGAGCACCTGCCCATGGCGTTGGTGGCCGGGCTGCCGTCGGCCATGAAGACCCTCAAGGCCGCGGGCGTGTGGACCGTCGGTCTCGACGCGGGGGGCGATCGTCCGATCCACGACCTGGCCGTGGCGGCCGAACCCGTCGCGCTCGTACTGGGCGCGGAGGGTCCGGGCCTGTCACGGCTCGTGCGTGAGCGCTGCGACACCGTCGCCTCGATCCCGCTGCTCGGCGTACTCGATTCGCTCAACGTCTCGGCCGCCGCGGCGGTGGCCTGTTTCGAGGTCGCCCGCCGCCGAGCCGCGACGTCGACCTGA
- the ispF gene encoding 2-C-methyl-D-erythritol 2,4-cyclodiphosphate synthase, whose product MTDTIPFRVGQSFDVHARADDPARSLVLGGVSFPDEPGLAGHSDADVVAHACIDALLGAAGLGDIGEMFPDTDPDLAGADSIELLRRAAAAVRDAGWRPGNVDCSVVLDRPKLAPVKAEMEANLSAAAGAPVTVTGRRTEGVGALGRGEGIVAWAVALVAR is encoded by the coding sequence ATGACCGACACCATCCCCTTCCGGGTGGGGCAGAGCTTCGACGTGCACGCCCGCGCCGACGACCCGGCCCGCTCCCTCGTGCTCGGTGGGGTGTCATTTCCCGACGAACCCGGCCTGGCCGGTCACAGCGATGCCGACGTGGTCGCCCACGCGTGCATCGATGCGCTGCTCGGCGCGGCCGGTCTGGGTGACATCGGCGAGATGTTCCCCGACACCGATCCCGACCTCGCCGGCGCCGACAGCATCGAACTGCTGCGGCGAGCAGCCGCCGCGGTGCGCGACGCGGGATGGCGCCCGGGCAACGTCGATTGCTCCGTCGTGCTCGATCGACCCAAGCTCGCGCCGGTGAAGGCCGAGATGGAAGCGAACCTGTCGGCCGCCGCGGGCGCACCCGTCACCGTGACCGGTCGGCGCACGGAAGGCGTCGGCGCCCTCGGTCGCGGCGAAGGCATCGTCGCGTGGGCCGTGGCCCTGGTGGCGCGATGA
- a CDS encoding 2-C-methyl-D-erythritol 4-phosphate cytidylyltransferase — MTSPRASVNPKSGRTPGPVWTIVVAAGSGARFGAPKQFLDLAGIPVVERSVATAARHSDGVVVVTPVEPPEGMTPITAPPGVEFRSVTGADSRTGSVRRGLAAVPESAAVILVHDAARPLASDAVYARVIAAVAGGADAVTPAVSVADSLRRRSGGVVDRDDVVAVQTPQGFAAEALRRAHAGGEEATDDVTVVENDGGTVVVVDGDRRNLKLTTPLDMDLALHFLEDDTA, encoded by the coding sequence GTGACCTCACCGCGTGCATCAGTCAACCCGAAGAGTGGCCGTACGCCGGGTCCGGTGTGGACGATCGTGGTGGCGGCGGGGTCGGGTGCCCGCTTCGGAGCACCCAAGCAGTTTCTCGACCTCGCCGGGATCCCCGTGGTCGAACGGTCGGTCGCCACGGCCGCCCGACACAGCGACGGTGTCGTCGTGGTGACCCCCGTCGAACCTCCCGAGGGGATGACCCCGATCACCGCGCCGCCCGGGGTCGAGTTCCGTTCGGTCACCGGTGCCGACTCCAGGACCGGATCGGTTCGGCGAGGACTGGCCGCGGTGCCCGAGTCGGCGGCGGTGATCCTGGTCCACGACGCGGCACGTCCGCTGGCCTCGGACGCCGTCTATGCGCGGGTGATCGCGGCTGTCGCCGGGGGCGCGGATGCGGTCACGCCGGCGGTGTCGGTGGCGGACTCGTTGCGCCGCCGCAGTGGGGGAGTGGTCGACCGTGACGATGTCGTGGCCGTGCAGACACCGCAAGGCTTCGCGGCCGAGGCGCTGCGCCGAGCCCATGCCGGCGGCGAAGAAGCCACCGACGACGTGACCGTTGTGGAGAACGACGGTGGCACAGTGGTGGTCGTGGACGGCGACCGACGCAATCTCAAGCTCACGACGCCGCTCGACATGGACCTTGCTCTCCACTTCCTCGAGGACGACACGGCATGA
- a CDS encoding Crp/Fnr family transcriptional regulator, whose protein sequence is MSDTSTLRATLLFSEVGEAQLTTIAAAAEERALRRGDVLFTEGEEPDQIYIVTSGRIAIANKSIDGRESVVALMESGDLFGEMPLFDGLGRSAEARALEPSSVLAIPYGPVRALYENEPAELWNVVKLLAKRLRSMDETLADSVFLDVTGRTAKRLLELAGDSDEFILPITQEELAGMVGASRERVNKAIASFVKLGWLDQSDRRYVITNREQLSIRSR, encoded by the coding sequence ATGTCTGACACCAGCACTCTCCGCGCCACGTTGCTCTTCTCCGAGGTCGGAGAGGCACAGCTCACCACGATTGCCGCCGCCGCCGAGGAGCGAGCCCTGCGGCGGGGTGACGTGCTCTTCACCGAAGGCGAGGAGCCCGATCAGATCTACATCGTCACGTCCGGACGCATCGCCATCGCGAACAAGTCCATCGACGGCCGCGAATCGGTCGTCGCTCTCATGGAGTCCGGCGACCTGTTCGGCGAGATGCCGTTGTTCGACGGCCTGGGTCGATCGGCCGAAGCCCGCGCCCTCGAGCCCTCGTCCGTTCTCGCCATTCCCTACGGCCCGGTGCGAGCGCTCTACGAGAACGAACCGGCCGAGCTCTGGAACGTGGTCAAGCTGCTGGCCAAACGCCTGCGGTCGATGGACGAGACCCTGGCCGACAGTGTGTTTCTCGATGTCACCGGTCGCACCGCCAAGCGGCTGCTCGAACTCGCGGGCGACAGCGACGAGTTCATCCTGCCGATCACACAGGAGGAACTCGCCGGCATGGTCGGCGCCAGCCGCGAACGCGTCAACAAGGCCATCGCGTCGTTCGTGAAGTTGGGCTGGCTCGATCAGAGCGACCGGCGCTACGTGATCACGAACCGCGAGCAGCTCTCGATCCGTTCGCGGTAG
- a CDS encoding dienelactone hydrolase family protein → MRITLPSGNLAETAGSSTERGLVVVPDIMGLRPLFDDLVERLATEWDCTVVAPDLYAGQTDLDLQGRFAAASGLRDDDVLGDMVAAADATGAASVGAIGFCMGGMYVNKAVSTGRFDRLASFYGMIHVPDGWVADGQGEPLDHLGQGDPRTLLAVIGTDDPYTRPDEVAALAATGASIAAYEGADHGFVHDPDRPAHRAADAADAWRRVGDWLWG, encoded by the coding sequence ATGCGCATCACTCTCCCGTCCGGCAACCTCGCGGAAACCGCGGGCTCATCCACCGAGCGGGGCCTGGTGGTGGTCCCCGACATCATGGGTCTGCGTCCGCTGTTCGACGACCTGGTCGAACGACTCGCCACCGAGTGGGACTGCACCGTCGTTGCCCCTGATCTCTACGCGGGTCAGACCGATCTCGACCTGCAGGGCCGATTCGCGGCCGCGTCCGGTCTCCGCGACGACGACGTGCTCGGTGACATGGTCGCCGCGGCCGATGCCACCGGTGCGGCGAGCGTCGGCGCGATCGGGTTCTGCATGGGTGGCATGTACGTCAACAAGGCCGTATCGACCGGTCGCTTCGACCGGCTCGCGTCCTTCTACGGAATGATCCACGTGCCCGATGGCTGGGTCGCCGACGGACAGGGTGAGCCGCTCGACCACCTCGGCCAGGGTGATCCGAGGACCTTGCTGGCGGTGATCGGGACGGACGATCCCTACACACGGCCCGACGAGGTCGCTGCGCTGGCCGCGACCGGCGCGTCCATCGCCGCCTACGAGGGGGCCGATCACGGGTTCGTGCACGACCCCGATCGTCCGGCCCATCGCGCCGCCGACGCCGCCGACGCCTGGCGACGGGTGGGCGACTGGCTCTGGGGGTGA
- the radA gene encoding DNA repair protein RadA translates to MARIRTVHRCTSCGAGAPKWAGRCDGCGEWNTLVEELDVREPSTIVAGANSVAMPIADVPDESNLLRPTGLAEVDRVLGGGLVPGSVTLVGGEPGIGKSTLMLQLVGSVAGGGQKALYVSGEESASQVRSRADRLGALHDDLWLVGETVLPHVLGHLDEVKPEVVVIDSVQILVNPDLTSAPGSVSQVRECAHALVQEAKRRGIALLLVGHVTKEGTLAGPRVLEHVVDTVLEFDGDRQHGLRLLRASKHRFGPTSEVGLLQMDELGLAPVDDPSGLFLADRVTGVSGSAVVPTVDGNRPLLVEVQALVAPSQLATPRRSAQGLDHGRLAMLLAVLERRVGLPVSGAEVYALAVGGARIGDPGADAGLALAITSSLTGHPLADDLVVVGEVGLGGELRHVSHINRRLGEAARMGFRRAIVPHATGEAPAGLTVLRAPTLAAAVQLADVGPS, encoded by the coding sequence ATGGCACGGATCAGAACGGTTCACCGCTGCACGTCGTGTGGCGCAGGGGCACCCAAGTGGGCAGGGCGTTGCGACGGCTGCGGCGAGTGGAACACCCTGGTGGAAGAGCTTGATGTGCGCGAGCCGTCGACCATCGTGGCCGGCGCCAACAGCGTGGCGATGCCGATCGCCGACGTTCCCGACGAGTCCAACCTGCTGCGACCGACCGGTCTCGCCGAGGTCGACCGGGTGCTCGGTGGTGGGCTCGTCCCTGGTTCGGTCACGCTCGTCGGCGGCGAACCCGGCATCGGCAAGTCCACGCTGATGCTCCAGCTCGTCGGCTCGGTGGCCGGCGGCGGGCAGAAGGCGCTCTACGTGTCGGGCGAAGAGTCGGCCTCGCAGGTGCGGAGTCGGGCCGATCGTCTCGGCGCTCTCCACGACGACCTGTGGCTCGTGGGTGAGACCGTACTGCCGCACGTCCTCGGTCATCTCGATGAAGTGAAGCCCGAGGTCGTCGTGATCGACTCGGTACAGATCCTGGTGAATCCCGATCTCACCTCGGCGCCCGGTTCGGTGTCGCAGGTCCGTGAATGCGCCCATGCGTTGGTGCAGGAGGCCAAACGGCGCGGCATCGCGCTGTTGCTCGTCGGTCATGTCACGAAAGAGGGCACGCTGGCCGGGCCGCGTGTGCTCGAACACGTGGTCGACACCGTGTTGGAGTTCGACGGCGACCGCCAGCACGGGCTCCGGCTCCTGCGGGCGTCGAAGCACCGTTTCGGCCCCACGTCCGAGGTCGGCCTGCTCCAGATGGACGAGTTGGGCCTTGCGCCGGTCGACGACCCGAGCGGGCTCTTCCTGGCCGACCGGGTCACCGGCGTGTCGGGTTCGGCGGTGGTGCCCACGGTTGACGGCAACCGTCCCCTGCTCGTGGAGGTGCAGGCCCTCGTGGCCCCCTCCCAGCTCGCCACCCCGCGGCGCAGCGCCCAGGGCCTCGACCATGGTCGGCTGGCCATGCTCCTGGCCGTACTCGAGCGTCGGGTCGGGCTGCCGGTGTCGGGCGCCGAGGTCTACGCCCTCGCGGTCGGCGGTGCCCGCATCGGCGACCCCGGAGCCGATGCCGGTCTGGCGCTGGCGATCACGTCGTCACTCACCGGTCACCCGCTGGCCGACGATCTCGTCGTCGTCGGAGAGGTCGGTCTCGGTGGCGAGCTGCGCCACGTGAGCCACATCAACCGCCGGCTCGGTGAAGCGGCCCGGATGGGGTTTCGGCGAGCCATCGTTCCCCACGCCACCGGCGAGGCGCCGGCCGGTCTCACCGTGCTGCGAGCGCCCACGCTCGCCGCCGCGGTGCAGTTGGCCGACGTCGGGCCGTCGTAG